In a genomic window of Primulina huaijiensis isolate GDHJ02 chromosome 10, ASM1229523v2, whole genome shotgun sequence:
- the LOC140986151 gene encoding protease Do-like 7: protein MERLGSEGALAGMETSMKEDLCMEIDPPFKESPATAEDWRRALNKVVPAVVVLRTNACRAFDTESAGASYATGFVVDKSRGIILTNRHVVKPGPVVAEAMFVNREEVPVYPIYRDPVHDFGFFRYDPSAIKFLSYEEIPLAPEAACVGLEIRVVGNDSGEKVSILAGTLARLDRDAPQYKKDGYNDFNTFYMQAASGTKGGSSGSPVIDWEGRAVALNAGSKTSSASAFFLPLERVVRAFEFLQKGKDSVTNTWDAVTIPRGTLQVTFLHKGFDETRRLGLQSETEQLVRHASPPGETGMLVVDSVVPDGPAHKHLEPGDVLVRLNGEVSTQFLKMETLLDDSVHHKVELQIERGGKPLTMNLTVQDLHLITPDYFLEVSGAVIHPLSYQQARNFRFQCGLVYVAEQGYMLFRAGVPRHSIIKKFAGEDISRLEDFISVLSKLSKGARVPLEYISYLDRHRRKSVLVTVDRHEWYAPPQIYTRNDSSGLWAVKLVLPLESPLRSSRMSPIDHNLASNIVSPCSTEVIMEQGHNCVGQELMDGVTSMETSCEHVAEGSHPLDESDTGTKKRRVDEDLSVDGVLLPDCSLHEPREEGLGDSVSESETVLRDYQGAAGAAANASIAERVIEPTLVMFEVHVPSSCMIDGVHSQHFFGTGVIIYHSQTMGLVAVDKNTVAVSVSDVMLSFAAYPIEISGEVVFLHPVHNLALVAYDPSALGVGASVVRAAELLPEPALRRGDPVCLVGLSRSLQATSRKSFVTNPCAALNIGSADCPRFRATNMEVIEIDTDFGGAFSGVLTDELGRVHAIWGSFSTQLKYSSSSSEDHQFVRGIPIYTISSILDKIISGAEGPSLLINGIKRPMPLVRMLEVEVYPTLLSKARSFGLSDSWIQALVKKDPIRRQVLRVKGCFSGSKAENLLEQGDMVLAINKVPVTCFGDIEDACQGLDQCKDSDGKLNMTIFRQGREMDLSVGTDVRDGNGTTRVINWCGCIVQEPHSAVRALGFLPEEGHGVYVARWCHGSPVHRYGLYALQWIVEVNGKPTPDLDAFVAVTKEIEHGEFVRVKTVHLNGKPRVLTLKQDLHYWPTWELRFDPEMAIWSRRTIKALDCNSQ from the exons ATGGAAAGATTGGGATCGGAGGGAGCATTAGCAGGGATGGAGACAAGTATGAAGGAGGATCTTTGCATGGAGATCGATCCTCCGTTCAAGGAAAGTCCCGCTACAGCCGAGGACTGGCGGAGGGCTCTCAACAAAGTGGTCCCAGCAGTCGTCGTACTCCGCACCAACGCCTGCCGTGCCTTTGATACCGAGTCCGCCGGTGCCTCTTATGCGACCGGGTTTGTTGTCGACAAGAGCCGTGGAATCATCCTTACCAATCGCCACGTTGTCAAGCCAG GTCCGGTGGTGGCCGAAGCGATGTTTGTGAACCGCGAAGAAGTTCCGGTCTATCCCATTTATCGAGACCCC GTTCACGATTTTGGCTTCTTCCGTTATGACCCTTCTGCTATAAAATTCTTGAGCTATGAGGAGATTCCTCTTGCACCCGAGGCAGCTTGTGTGGGTCTTGAAATCAGGGTTGTAGGAAATGATAGTGGAGAAAAG GTCTCTATTTTGGCTGGTACCCTTGCTCGTCTGGATAGAGATGCTCCACAATACAAAAA GGATGGCTACAATGACTTCAATACATTTTACATGCAA GCAGCTTCAGGAACGAAAGGAGGTTCAAGTGGCTCCCCTGTAATTGACTGGGAGGGCAGAGCAGTTGCCTTGAATGCTGGGAGCAAAACATCCAGTGCTTCAGCATTTTTCTTACCTTTAGAAAGA GTTGTGAGGGCCTTCGAATTCTTGCAGAAAGGAAAAGACTCCGTCACAAATACATGGGATGCAGTCACCATTCCTCGTGGTACGCTTCAG GTCACATTTTTGCACAAAGGTTTTGATGAGACACGGCGTCTTGGCCTACAAAGTGAAACAGAGCAG TTGGTACGCCATGCATCTCCTCCTGGGGAAACCGGAATGCTTGTGGTTGATTCTGTT GTTCCAGATGGCCCAGCTCATAAGCATTTGGAGCCAGGTGACGTGCTTGTTCGCTTGAATGGAGAG GTATCTACTCAATTTCTCAAGATGGAGACTTTGCTTGATGATAGCGTCCACCATAAAGTTGAACTTCAGATTGAAAGGGGAGGAAAACCTTTGACAATGAATTTGACA GTTCAGGATTTGCACTTGATCACTCCTGATTACTTTCTTGAAGTTAGTGGTGCTGTGATACACCCTCTTTCTTATCAACAG GCCAGGAACTTCCGTTTCCAGTGTGGTCTTGTTTATGTTGCTGAGCAGGG GTATATGCTATTCAGAGCTGGAGTTCCACGCCATTCTATCATTAAGAAGTTTGCAGGTGAAGACATATCAAGACTTGAAGACTTTATCTCCGTGCTGTCTAAGTTATCCAAGGGTGCAAGAGTACCATTAGAGTATATAAGTTACTTGGATCGTCATCGAAGAAAG TCTGTCCTGGTCACAGTTGATCGCCACGAGTGGTATGCTCCTCCTCAGATATACACTCGCAATGACAGTTCTGGTCTGTGGGCAGTGAAGCTAGTTTTGCCACTGGAATCCCCACTTCGATCATCAAGGATGAGTCCTATAGATCACAATCTAGCAAGCAATATAGTTTCACCTTGTAGTACTGAGGTTATCATGGAACAAGGGCATAATTGTGTTGGCCAAGAACTAATGGACGGTGTGACGAGTATGGAAACAAGTTGCGAACACGTCGCCGAGGGATCACATCCTCTAGATGAATCTGATACTGGAACCAAAAAAAGGCGAGTGGATGAGGATTTATCTGTTGATGGTGTTTTATTACCGGACTGCTCTTTGCATGAACCTAGGGAAGAGGGTTTGGGGGATTCTGTTTCTGAATCTGAGACAGTTTTAAGAGATTATCAAGGTGCAGCAGGGGCAGCAGCTAATGCTTCGATAGCGGAGCGTGTGATTGAGCCTACACTTGTGATGTTTGAG GTACATGTGCCATCATCTTGTATGATTGATGGAGTGCACTCACAGCATTTCTTTGGAACTGGTGTAATAATATACCACTCTCAAACCATGGGATTGGTCGCAGTTGATAAAAACACTGTTGCAGTATCTGTGTCTGATGTGATGCTTTCTTTTGCTGCTTATCCAATCGAAATTTCTGGCGAG GTTGTTTTCCTCCATCCTGTCCACAATTTGGCACTAGTTGCATATGACCCTTCTGCACTTGGTGTTGGTGCTTCCGTTGTTCGAGCGGCTGAACTACTTCCAG AACCTGCACTACGCCGTGGAGATCCCGTATGTCTCGTGGGCTTGAGTAGGAGTCTACAAGCAACTTCCAGGAAATCATTTGTCACCAATCCTTGTGCTGCTTTGAATATTGGTTCTGCCGATTGTCCACGATTTAGAGCCACCAACATGGAAGTTATAGAGATTGATACTG ATTTTGGTGGCGCATTTTCTGGTGTCCTCACGGATGAGCTTGGAAGGGTTCATGCTATTTGGGGAAGCTTCTCAACTCAG CTTAAATATAGTTCTAGTTCATCTGAAGACCATCAATTTGTTCGAGGTATTCCAATTTATACAATAAGCTCAATCCTTGACAAAATCATATCTGGTGCTGAAGGACCTTCGCTTCTCATTAATGGAATCAAAAGGCCTATGCCACTTGTAAGGATGCTAGAGGTTGAAGTTTATCCCACTTTGCTCTCCAAAGCTCGTAGTTTTGGCCTGAGTGACTCTTGGATCCAG GCACTTGTGAAAAAAGATCCCATCAGGCGCCAAGTATTAAGGGTGAAAGGCTGCTTCTCGGGTTCTAAAGCGGAAAATTTACTAGAACAAGGTGACATGGTTTTGGCAATCAATAAAGTACCAGTCACTTGCTTCGGTGACATTGAGGATGCTTGTCAAGGACTAGACCAATGCAAAGACAGTGATGGGAAGCTCAATATGACAATTTTTCGCCAG GGTCGTGAAATGGATCTATCGGTGGGAACAGATGTGAGAGATGGGAATGGAACCACACGTGTGATAAATTGGTGCGGTTGTATAGTGCAGGAGCCTCATTCAGCTGTGCGAGCTCTTGGGTTTCTGCCTGAAGAAGGGCATGGGGTATACGTGGCAAG GTGGTGTCATGGAAGTCCAGTACATCGATATGGTTTATATGCTCTTCAATGGATTGTAGAAGTAAATGGAAAACCAACACCAGACTTGGATGCTTTTGTTGCTGTAACAAAG GAAATAGAACATGGGGAGTTTGTTCGAGTGAAGACCGTACACTTGAATGGGAAGCCACGAGTACTAACTCTGAAGCAGGATTTGCACTACTGGCCTACATGGGAGCTGAGGTTTGATCCAGAAATGGCTATCTGGAGTCGAAGGACGATCAAAGCGCTTGATTGTAACTCCCAGTGA
- the LOC140987014 gene encoding uncharacterized protein, protein MGLGIPICVQCGTRSNPCRCKVVGPTLGFLAFAAAALVEWPVGAFVYCFRHAKGRRIMAHPGAVVYPRVNRCIPI, encoded by the coding sequence ATGGGTCTTGGGATTCCAATCTGCGTGCAGTGTGGGACGAGGAGCAACCCATGCAGGTGCAAGGTGGTGGGGCCGACGCTTGGGTTCTTGGCGTTCGCGGCGGCGGCGTTGGTGGAGTGGCCGGTCGGGGCTTTTGTCTACTGCTTCCGGCATGCGAAAGGCCGCCGTATAATGGCGCATCCCGGGGCCGTCGTTTATCCGAGGGTCAACCGTTGCATCCCCATTTGA